The genomic interval ACAGAATGGCGATGAACAGAGAAATGAAGCCGTCATCGTCGGCAATTGTGACTGCAACGCCGACAAGAACAGAATGGAAAATGATGCCTCCCTCCATGATAATGACGGAGATCTTATCGTTAGGATCAATCAGAGTGGCGTTGTGAGCAGCACAGCCCATGTTGGCGGCTCCAGACATGTCGATCTGGGTTTCAATTACGTCCACGGCACCCTTGACCTGGTCCTTGTCGCAATCGTCCGATTCACTGGAGTGGTTGGGCTTCTTTCGCTCATGACGGGCTCGGAGCCATCTGGCAGAGCCGTATTCAAGCACAAAGGCAATGAAAGTACCAGCCAACGCAAGAGACATGGCAGTGGGATCGTAGCTAAGGTCTCCAAGACACTCGTTGGTGAAGTCCTCCTGACTCTCAGCTGCCAGATGCACATATGCGGTACTCAGAACCACTCCAGTTCCAAACTGCTTGACGAAGGTCATGGGGAGCGACTGGAGGTTGATTTTGAACACAGAGGTGGCCAAAACGGGTGGGAAAACACCAAGGGCCGAGGTGGCCAGAACGGCAAAAAGAGCGCCGATTCGAATGGGCTTTTTGAGATCTCGAGGCTCGAAGGAACAGTCCAATTCCTCGTCGCTGTTTCTTCCGGCTCCGGAGAAGCTCGAAGAAGCCTCGGACCGGGCCTCGAGTTGTTTTCCAAGCAGAACATTGTTGAGAGAAGCTGCCAACACATCgatgttcttgttgttgaaCTCAGTCAGACAA from Yarrowia lipolytica chromosome 1F, complete sequence carries:
- a CDS encoding uncharacterized protein (Compare to YALI0F15411g, similar to CA4398|CaZRT1 Candida albicans CaZRT1 high-affinity zinc transport protein) produces the protein MKLSNLICSTMLASAAVAFSPINVHSIEPLINSSESLQVREILKVDRTRLLCAVDGAGNKRACLTEFNNKNIDVLAASLNNVLLGKQLEARSEASSSFSGAGRNSDEELDCSFEPRDLKKPIRIGALFAVLATSALGVFPPVLATSVFKINLQSLPMTFVKQFGTGVVLSTAYVHLAAESQEDFTNECLGDLSYDPTAMSLALAGTFIAFVLEYGSARWLRARHERKKPNHSSESDDCDKDQVKGAVDVIETQIDMSGAANMGCAAHNATLIDPNDKISVIIMEGGIIFHSVLVGVAVTIADDDGFISLFIAILFHQAFEGIGLGSRIAGLRDSSLFFKMSMCTYFTIITPIGMAIGLGVMDSMNSNDPATIWAIGTISALSAGVLIWAGVVEMLAFDWLFGDLSFAPKKRVFFAMSGLVGGMICMSLIGKWA